One Cicer arietinum cultivar CDC Frontier isolate Library 1 chromosome 8, Cicar.CDCFrontier_v2.0, whole genome shotgun sequence DNA segment encodes these proteins:
- the LOC140919021 gene encoding L-lactate dehydrogenase-like — MGLENWLLTHFRNKIKRQKHTNLDLTQTFFKPISNVAPPYLSKRQIKISVIGVRNVGMSIVQTILTQDLTDELVIIDNKPDKLCSEMLDLQHAATFLPRVKINSSVEYYVIVESELCIVTADAE, encoded by the exons ATGGGTCTAGAGAATTGGCTTTTGACTCACTTTAGAAATAAG ATCAAAAGACAGAAGCACACAAACCTGGACTTAACCCAAACCTTCTTCAAGCCCATCTCCAACGTCGCCCCTCCATATCTCTCCAAGCGACAAATCAAGATCTCCGTCATCGGCGTCAGAAATGTAGGAATGTCCATCGTTCAAACCATCCTCACTCAGGACCTCACCGACGAGCTCGTCATCATCGACAACAAACCCGACAAACTCTGCAGTGAGATGCTCGACCTTCAGCACGCCGCCACTTTTCTCCCCCGCGTTAAAATCAACTCATCTGTTGAATACTACGTTATCGTCGAATCCGAACTTTGTATCGTTACTGCTGACGCAGAATAG
- the LOC101490015 gene encoding lysine histidine transporter-like 8: protein MAEAKEIWSAPITPRTGNSVMGTPIVSSPPISCPPSQLHSPSLTRSPLLQSENGDAPNPKNKTPKTPRTPRMSLTPRFITPLGSPMRKALRLTKLDPQDAWLPITESRNGNKYYAAFHTLCSGIGIQALVLPVAFTILGWTWGIISLTIGFIWQLYTLWLLVHLHESVENGIRYSRYLQLCFATFGEKLGRLVALFPILYLSAGTCTTLIIIGGSTARTFYQVVCGDSCTAKPMTTVEWYLVFTCGAVVLSQLPNLNSIAGISLIGAVTAVGYCTSIWVASVAQGALPGVNYNPVKGENSVENAFSVLNALGIIAFAFRGHNLILEIQATMPSSEKHPSHVPMWKGVKVSYTIIAACIFPLAIGGYWAYGQLIPANGGMLTALYQFHSHDVSRFVLGLTSFFVVVNGLCSFQIYGMPAFDDMESQYTKRMKKPCPWWLRSIFRVLFGFICFFIGVAIPFLSSLAGLIGGVALPVTLAYPCFMWLKIKKPKKYSVMWYLNWFLGTFGIGLSAILIAGSIYVIIDTGVNVSFFDPQ from the exons ATGGCTGAAGCAAAGGAAATTTGGTCAGCACCAATAACACCAAGAACAGGAAATTCAGTAATGGGAACACCAATTGTGTCATCACCACCAATTTCATGTCCACCTTCTCAGCTTCATTCACCATCACTAACAAGATCACCACTTCTTCAATCAGAAAATGGTGATGCACCAAATCCAAAGAATAAGACTCCAAAGACACCTAGAACACCAAGAATGTCTTTGACACCAAGGTTTATTACTCCTTTGGGAAGTCCTATGAGAAAAGCTTTGAGATTAACAAAACTTGATCCTCAAGATGCTTGGTTACCAATCACTGAATCAAGGAATGGTAATAAATATTATGCTGCTTTTCATACTCTTTGTTCTGGAATTGGAATTCAAGCTCTTGTTCTTCCTGTTGCATTCACTATTCTTGGTTG GACATGGGGAATAATAAGTTTAACAATAGGGTTCATATGGCAACTTTACACATTATGGTTACTTGTTCATCTTCATGAATCAGTGGAGAATGGTATTCGCTACAGTAGATATCTTCAACTCTGCTTTGCCACATTTg GTGAGAAATTGGGGAGATTGGTAGCTTTATTTCCAATATTGTACCTATCAGCTGGAACATGTACAACATTGATTATCATTGGAGGATCAACAGCTAGGACATTCTATCAGGTTGTATGTGGTGATTCATGCACTGCAAAACCTATGACTACAGTGGAATGGTACTTGGTATTTACATGTGGAGCTGTGGTTTTGTCTCAGTTACCAAACTTGAATTCTATTGCTGGAATTTCCCTTATTGGAGCTGTAACTGCTGTAGGGTATTGTACCTCTATTTGGGTTGCCTCTGTTGCACAAGGTGCCTTGCCAGGTGTGAACTATAATCCTGTGAAGGGTGAAAACAGTGTTGAAAATGCTTTTAGTGTTCTTAATGCACTTGGTATCATTGCCTTTGCCTTTAGGGGTCACAATCTCATCCTTGAAATTCAG GCTACTATGCCTTCAAGTGAGAAGCATCCATCACATGTGCCCATGTGGAAAGGAGTGAAGGTTTCTTACACAATAATTGCTGCTTGTATATTTCCCTTAGCTATTGGTGGCTATTGGGCTTATGGCCAACTG ATCCCTGCAAATGGAGGAATGTTGACGGCCCTATACCAATTCCATTCTCACGACGTATCAAGATTTGTACTCGGATTAACGAGCTTTTTCGTAGTAGTGAATGGTTTGTGTTCATTCCAAATATACGGCATGCCAGCTTTCGATGACATGGAATCACAATACACAAAAAGAATGAAGAAGCCATGTCCATGGTGGCTCCGATCGATTTTTCGGGTTCTCTTTGGGTTTATATGTTTCTTCATAGGAGTGGcaattccatttttgtcaagctTAGCTGGTTTAATTGGAGGAGTAGCATTGCCAGTGACATTGGCATATCCATGTTTTATGTGGCTCAAAATAAAGAAACCAAAGAAGTATAGTGTAATGTGGTATCTCAATTGGTTCTTAGGAACATTTGGGATTGGTCTAAGTGCCATATTAATTGCAGGTAGTATTTATGTGATTATTGATACTGGTGTTAATGTGAGTTTTTTCGACCCTCAGTAG
- the LOC101489695 gene encoding uncharacterized protein, whose translation MATKYHVRSNSFPSESHPNSARIQQHLNKIKTWEGTSTSDSIITSLSFLEDLYISLEDLLNMSSTQKAISNHQGEKFVEELLDGSVRILDICGITRDTMLQIKENVEALHSSIRRRKGDSSIETSVYEYNLFTKKMKKNVTKLITSLKQMESKFGASQVLNEDKEFVDVIRVIREVIVMNLSIFQFLLTFLTAPKSKSNKWLKVANLMNNKKVTSSSCDDNLNELKCVEECLKTLLREGSNNIEKMKDANEKLENLENVIEMIENGLENVFRRLVKTRVCLLNIMTQ comes from the coding sequence ATGGCAACAAAGTACCATGTTCGTTCAAATAGTTTTCCTTCTGAATCTCATCCAAACTCAGCTAGAATACAACAACATCTCAACAAAATCAAGACTTGGGAAGGCACATCAACATCTGATTCAATCATCACTTCTCTTTCATTTCTTGAAGATTTGTATATTTCATTGGAAGATCTTCTCAATATGTCATCAACACAAAAGGCCATTTCTAACCATCAAGGTGAGAAATTTGTGGAAGAGTTGTTGGATGGTTCAGTTAGAATTTTGGATATATGTGGCATCACAAGAGACACCATGTTACAAATCAAAGAAAATGTTGAAGCACTTCACTCTTCTATTAGAAGGAGAAAGGGAGATTCAAGCATTGAAACAAGTGTATATGAATATAACTTGTTCAccaagaaaatgaaaaagaatgtCACAAAGTTGATAACATCTTTGAAACAAATGGAAAGTAAATTTGGAGCATCACAAGTTTTGAATGAAGATAAAGAATTTGTTGATGTGATAAGAGTTATTAGAGAAGTCATTGTAATGAACCTGTCTAtctttcaatttcttttgaCTTTTTTGACTGCACCAAAGTCAAAGTCAAACAAATGGTTGAAAGTGGCAAACTTGATGAATAATAAGAAGGTAACATCATCATCATGTGatgataatttgaatgaattgaaGTGTGTGGAAGAATGTttgaaaacccttttaagggaAGGTTCAAATAATATTGAAAAGATGAAAGATGCAAATGAAAAATTGGAGAATTTGGAGAATGTAATTGAAATGATAGAAAATGGTTTAGAAAATGTGTTTAGGCGTTTAGTAAAAACTAGAGTATGTCTTTTGAATATCATGACTCAATAG
- the LOC101489370 gene encoding uncharacterized protein — MATKYHVRSNSFPSESHPNSIRIQQHLNKIKTWEATSTSTSDSIITSLSFLEDLYISLEDLLNMSSTQKAISDHQGEKFVEELLDGSIRILDICSITRDTMLQIKENVEALHSSIRRRKGDSSIETSVYEYNLFTKKIKKNVTKLITSLKQMESKFGASQVLSEDKEVVDVIRVIREIIVVNMSIFQSLLTFLTGSKSKSNKWLKVAKLVNSKKVSSSSSCEENLNELKCVEECLRTLLREGSNNVEKMKDANEKLESLENVIEMIENGLENVFRRLVKTRVCFLNIMTQ, encoded by the coding sequence atggcAACAAAGTACCATGTTCGTTCAAATAGTTTTCCTTCTGAATCTCATCCAAATTCAATTAGAATACAACAACATCTCAACAAAATCAAGACTTGGGAAGCCACATCAACATCTACATCCGATTCAATCATCACTTCCCTTTCATTTCTTGAAGATTTATATATTTCATTGGAAGATCTTCTCAATATGTCATCAACACAAAAGGCCATTTCTGACCATCAAGGTGAGAAATTTGTGGAAGAGTTGTTGGATGGTTCAATTAGAATTTTGGATATATGTAGCATTACAAGAGACACCATGTTACAAATCAAAGAAAATGTTGAAGCACTTCACTCTTCTATTAGAAGGAGAAAGGGAGATTCAAGCATTGAAACAAGTGTATATGAATATAACTTGTTcaccaagaaaataaaaaagaatgtcACAAAGTTGATAACATCTTTGAAACAAATGGAAAGTAAATTTGGAGCCTCACAAGTTTTGAGCGAAGATAAAGAAGTTGTTGATGTGATAAGAGTTATTAGAGAAATCATTGTAGTGAACATGTCTATCTTTCAATCCCTTTTGACTTTTTTGACTGGATCAAAGTCAAAGTCAAACAAATGGTTGAAAGTGGCAAAGTTGGTGAATAGTAAGAAggtatcatcatcatcatcatgtgaagagaatttgaatgaattgaaGTGTGTGGAAGAATGTTTGAGGACCCTTTTAAGGGAAGGTTCTAATAATGTTGAAAAGATGAAAGATGCAAATGAAAAATTGGAGAGTTTGGAGAATGTAATTGAAATGATAGAAAATGGTTTGGAGAATGTGTTTAGGCGTTTGGTTAAAACTAGAGtatgttttttaaatatcatgaCTCAATAG
- the LOC101489042 gene encoding uncharacterized protein produces the protein MATKYHTRSNSFPSESHPNATRIQQHLNKIKTWEGTSTSTSDSIITSLSFLEDLYISLEDLLNMSSTQKAISNHQGEKFVEELLDGSVKILDICGITRDTMLQIKENVEALHSSIRRRKGDSSIETSVYEYNLFTKKMKKNVTKLITSLKQMESKFGTSQVLYEDKEFVDVIRVIREVIGMNMSIFQSLLTFLNASKSKSNKWLKVAKLMSNKKVTSVSCEENLNELKCVEESLKTLLKEGSNNIEKMKYANEKLESLENVIEMIENGLESLFRRLVKTRVCLLNIMTQ, from the coding sequence ATGGCAACAAAGTATCATACTCGTTCAAATAGTTTTCCTTCTGAATCTCATCCAAACGCAACTAGAATACAACAACATCTCAACAAAATCAAGACTTGGGAAGGCACATCAACATCTACATCTGATTCAATCATCACTTCCCTTTCATTTCTTGAAGATTTGTATATTTCATTGGAAGATCTTCTCAATATGTCATCAACACAAAAGGCCATTTCTAACCATCAAGGTGAGAAATTTGTGGAAGAGTTGTTGGATGGTTCAGTTAAAATTTTGGATATATGTGGCATCACAAGAGACACCATGttacaaattaaagaaaatgttGAAGCACTTCACTCTTCTATTAGAAGGAGAAAGGGAGATTCAAGCATTGAAACAAGTGTATATGAATATAACTTATTCAccaagaaaatgaaaaagaatgtCACAAAGTTGATAACATCTTTGAAACAAATGGAAAGTAAATTTGGAACATCACAAGTTTTGTATGAAGATAAAGAATTTGTTGATGTGATAAGAGTTATTAGAGAAGTCATTGGAATGAACATGTCTATCTTTCAATCCCTTTTGACTTTTTTGAATGCATCAAAGTCAAAGTCAAACAAATGGTTGAAAGTGGCAAAGTTGATGAGTAATAAGAAGGTAACATCAGTATCATGCGAAGagaatttgaatgaattgaaGTGTGTCGAAGAATCTTTGAAGACCCTTTTAAAGGAAGGTTCAAATAATATTGAAAAGATGAAATATGCAAATGAAAAATTGGAGAGTTTGGAGAATGTAATTGAAATGATAGAAAATGGTTTGGAGAGTCTGTTTAGGCGTTTAGTTAAAACTAGAGTATGTCTTTTGAATATCATGACTCAATAG